DNA from Pseudocitrobacter corydidari:
GCTGGCGGCGGCGATTGCCCAGCACCTGAACGTGGTGGTCAATCCGAACGCGTTGTTTGACGTGCAGATTAAACGTATTCACGAGTACAAACGTCAGTTGATGAACGTGCTGCACGTCATTACCCGTTACAACCGTATCAAGGCCGATCCAACCGCCGATTGGGTGCCGCGTGTAAACATCTTTGCCGGGAAAGCGGCATCGGCGTACTACATGGCGAAGCACATCATTCACCTGATCAACGACGTGGCCAATGTGATCAACAACGATCCGCAAATTGGCGACAAGCTGAAGGTGGTGTTTGTGCCGAACTACAGCGTGAGCCTGGCGCAGGTGATCATCCCGGCGGCCGATCTCTCCGAGCAGATCTCGCTGGCAGGAACAGAAGCTTCCGGCACCAGTAACATGAAGTTTGCCCTGAACGGCGCGCTCACCATCGGCACGCTGGACGGCGCAAACGTCGAGATGCAGGAGAAAGTGGGCGAAGACAATATCTTCATCTTCGGCAACACCGCAGAAGAAGTGGAAGAACTGCGCCGGAACGGCTACAAACCGCGTGACTACTACGAGCAGGACGAAGAACTGCATCAGGTGCTGACGCAAATCGGCAGCGGGCTATTCAGCCCGGAAGAGCCGGGGCGCTACCGCGACCTGGTCGACTCCCTGATCAACTTCGGCGACCACTATCAGGTGCTGGCGGATTACCGCAGCTATATCGACACTCAGGATAAAGTCGACGAGCTCTACCGTAACCCGGAAGAGTGGACCACCAAAGCGATGCACAACATCGCCAACATGGGCTATTTCTCCTCTGACCGCACCATTCAGGAATATGCCAAACATATCTGGCATATTGACCCTGTACGGTTGTAATACCACAGTAAATAATCAGATAGCATAGTTAAATAAGGCCATAGTGAAATTCACTATGGCCTTATTGTTTAATACAGGGAAGATAATGAAAGAAATGAAATTTATTCACGTGCCAACATATTTTGCAGGCGCGCTGGCGCTTTTATTAGGCTTTGCTCCGTTATCAGGGCAGGCGGCGGATAAATTTCCGCAAGGCAAAGATTATCCCGTGAGTGAAATCTATAAGGGAAAACCGGCTGAACATATTGATAACAGTGATGAATTCACCCATATGTTCAGAACACGCTTTAAAGAAGCCATGCAGGGGGATGTTGCTTTCGCTGGGGAATACGCTCAGGCCGGATGGGGATGCGGTGGCTCAGGATGTCATGTTGTTGCTTTTATTAATAAACGAACCGGGCGTGCATTAGATAAAGCCTTTTCTGTTTATTATGGCGGCGACAACGATGAAGTCACTATTGGTGAAGACATTGTCTATATGGATAAAAACAGTAAGTTGCTGGTCACCTCAGGAATGGATGAAATAACGAATAAATTTTATTCATACTATTATGTTTTAAAAGGTAATAAACTTGAGTTGATTCTCAAGTCAGAAATAAAAGAAGAGAAATAAAGCACGAATAATATCTTTCCGGGGTTGGAGGATATACGCAGAGAAATGCGGATTGCAAAATGAAAAACATAAAATGGATATTTCTGTCTCTGGTCATGGCTTTTATCGGTGTGCCCATTCTTGCGCACTGCGTGGCATTATTCTGTGGGCTATGTGTCGCGATTATCGCTTATATTTTAGAGGGGCTTGGCCTGGGAAAAGAGACGCAGGGGCTTCCTTCCGCATTGATTCTGCTCGCCGTTTGCAACCTGATGTTTTTCGGCGGTCGCATTTGGTCGAAAGATAACGCGCCGGAAGATAACCTCACCTGGCGGCACGTGATTCTGTTGCTGCCCGTGCTCCTGGCATTGCTGGGGTGGATTTACGCGCTGCAACAGGCTGGCCTCGATTTTTACACGATGGGCAGCGGAACGCTTGCCGTATTATCCCCCTGGGCAGGGATTCATATCGTTAATCTTGTCTGCCAATGGTATTGGGGAAGCCTGCTGATACCGGTTTGCTCGCAGTTAAGCTTTACGCTCGGCTATGGCTGGTCGTTCAGGCGATCTTTCTTCACAAGCAGGGCTGGCATCTGCCGCAGCATTATTCTGTTTCTCATCGTTATAGCCTCAACTTACGCGGCGTACCAGGCGTGGCAGCAGAAACTAAAATATCCCAACGTTATTTATGAAGATCGTGATACCCGCAATTACCGGCCTGATAAATGGCATAACGAACTCATCCCGCTTCAGGGCAGGCCAGAGTTACAAATCACCCACAACTGGCCGCGGATGGACGGTGCGACGGCGGGCTATCCCCTCTATGCCTCGGCATTCTATGCGCTAAACGTCTTACCAAAACGGTTTGATGAGGATAAATATTTACTCAATTCTCGTACGCCGGCCGCGTGGGAAAATATTATCAAAGGTCATGTCGATATTATTTTTGTCGCACAGCCTTCTGCAGGGCAGAAATCGGATGCCCAGAAAATGGGCGTAAAGTTGACCTACACGCCGTTCGCGCGTGAAGCGTTTGTCTTTATCGTCAATAAAAACAACCCAATTAACAGCCTCACCACCGAGCAGGTCCGCGATATTTTCAGCGGCAAAATGACCAACTGGCGTCAGGTTGGCGGCCCGGACGCGGCCATTGAGCCCTGGCAGCGGCCCGAGGATTCAGGTAGCCAGACCGCCATGCTGGCGAAGGTAATGAAAGGGACGCCAATGCTTAAACCCAGGGAGATGAAGGTTGCTGACCAAATGGGTGAACTGTTGGATGTGGTGGCGCAATATCAGGATACCCCCGGCGCGATTGGTTACACCTTCCGCTATTACGCTACGCGGATGCATGCTCGTGAGGGCGTCAAATTGCTGGCAATTAACGGCATTGCCCCCACGGCTGAGAACATTCGCAACGAAGTTTATCCCTGGGTCGCGGGTGTTTATATGGTTACTCAGGAAAACCCGACCACGGAAACTCAGAAAGTAGTCGAGTGGTTTTTAAGCCCACAGGGGCAAAGGCTGGTGCAGGATGTGGGGTATGTGCCGATGTATGAAACACTCGCTAACTCAGGGCAGTAACATGGAATCAGTTAACAGATTATTTGCCGACCTCGTCGGCACCGATCCCTACACTGGCGTTGAAATCACCATTGCCAATTGCGAATCAGCATATTGGGATGAGGATATGGTTCCACGCCTGATTAATCAGGCACTGGACGAAGGGGAAAAATTTGTCGGTGCAGCAGGTCTTGATGGTTTGCGCCGCTATGATGTTACTCTGAATGTCGGTTTGTCCTCAAGTCATGTCTGGCCTGGGTTTTCCC
Protein-coding regions in this window:
- a CDS encoding PstS family phosphate ABC transporter substrate-binding protein, with product MKNIKWIFLSLVMAFIGVPILAHCVALFCGLCVAIIAYILEGLGLGKETQGLPSALILLAVCNLMFFGGRIWSKDNAPEDNLTWRHVILLLPVLLALLGWIYALQQAGLDFYTMGSGTLAVLSPWAGIHIVNLVCQWYWGSLLIPVCSQLSFTLGYGWSFRRSFFTSRAGICRSIILFLIVIASTYAAYQAWQQKLKYPNVIYEDRDTRNYRPDKWHNELIPLQGRPELQITHNWPRMDGATAGYPLYASAFYALNVLPKRFDEDKYLLNSRTPAAWENIIKGHVDIIFVAQPSAGQKSDAQKMGVKLTYTPFAREAFVFIVNKNNPINSLTTEQVRDIFSGKMTNWRQVGGPDAAIEPWQRPEDSGSQTAMLAKVMKGTPMLKPREMKVADQMGELLDVVAQYQDTPGAIGYTFRYYATRMHAREGVKLLAINGIAPTAENIRNEVYPWVAGVYMVTQENPTTETQKVVEWFLSPQGQRLVQDVGYVPMYETLANSGQ